From the Bacteroidia bacterium genome, one window contains:
- a CDS encoding PP2C family protein-serine/threonine phosphatase yields the protein MRLYRNMYLTAALLAATADFFYLAMLRSLNGSGVPGGDIPHTLLVLITTVATFLAIWRTLREDEELKPMQAVWRVMMTATFCLLLVGLLQVTGLLNFGVREGVVSATSYASLVTSTLLAMVMLAASAFIFLGISRLLFVKRRRTTKRNFIVMCVLSSLFVLFGWLASPNGAGMTSLDTVASIAYALAIAAVVVNAFRFSWILLLSRREKFLHLIVTLFGFLFFLILTIYSGDNDNLALSLELYHPLVENFVSLTFLFGTVYTGVGFTSTLLHLPTAKEFDRKKTEISSLQNLSRLTTQVFDFDELVATTSQLALEVSESDSAWLELADVHGTTPGKGRSNQSTTRIVDNSLRNITSAQVESLHLSDGSRLQHLAIETEKPVLIQDLESDRRVHASTRGTAHLGTLAMLPLISRGDIIGLLCVGKRTPYEYDRDVLNVLYAFADIASVAIENSRLIRESFVKERMEQELLVAKQMQQSLLPQTLPALPSFEIAARSVPAYEVGGDYYDVRQLDEGKIGITVGDVSGKGVSAALYMAQLKGASQSIGQNDLGPRDFLLRLNTALWRSMERKSFISLLYCIVDHTRGSATFARAGHCPLLFLRGQECRYLQPGGMALGLEGSERFADVLEESELHLQPGDVLMMFTDGVTEAHDADGTEFEYERLADVLRTHGERDAQSILDAVFNVVRNHRGTAHAEDDMTGVVLRWRGV from the coding sequence ATGAGACTGTATCGCAACATGTATCTGACCGCAGCCTTACTGGCCGCCACGGCGGATTTTTTCTACCTCGCGATGCTTCGCTCCCTGAACGGCAGCGGGGTGCCCGGGGGCGACATACCGCATACACTGCTTGTTCTTATTACAACGGTGGCGACCTTTCTCGCCATCTGGCGTACTCTGCGGGAAGATGAGGAACTGAAGCCCATGCAGGCGGTCTGGCGCGTCATGATGACGGCAACGTTCTGCCTCCTGCTCGTCGGCTTGCTGCAGGTTACCGGCTTGCTGAACTTCGGAGTACGTGAAGGAGTGGTGTCCGCCACGTCCTACGCGTCGCTGGTGACTTCCACGTTGCTCGCCATGGTCATGCTGGCGGCTTCCGCTTTCATCTTTCTCGGCATTTCACGACTCCTGTTTGTCAAGCGCAGACGGACGACGAAGAGGAACTTCATCGTGATGTGCGTTCTGTCCTCCCTCTTTGTGCTGTTCGGCTGGCTCGCCAGTCCCAACGGTGCGGGCATGACTTCGCTGGACACCGTAGCATCCATTGCTTACGCGCTGGCTATCGCGGCGGTCGTGGTGAATGCCTTCCGCTTCTCCTGGATTCTGCTCCTCAGTCGGCGTGAAAAATTCCTCCACCTCATTGTAACTTTATTCGGCTTTCTGTTCTTCCTCATTCTCACCATTTATTCCGGCGACAACGACAATCTCGCCCTTTCGCTGGAGCTGTATCATCCGCTCGTTGAGAACTTCGTTTCACTGACCTTCCTGTTCGGAACCGTTTACACCGGCGTCGGCTTCACCAGTACGCTCCTGCATTTGCCGACCGCGAAGGAATTCGACAGAAAAAAGACGGAAATCTCATCGCTGCAAAACCTGAGCCGACTCACCACACAGGTGTTCGATTTCGACGAGCTGGTGGCGACCACCTCACAACTCGCGCTCGAAGTGAGCGAGAGCGACAGCGCATGGCTGGAACTTGCGGACGTGCATGGCACGACGCCGGGAAAAGGACGATCAAATCAGTCGACAACGCGTATCGTCGACAACAGTCTTCGCAACATCACCAGCGCACAGGTGGAAAGCCTGCACCTGTCCGACGGGAGCAGGCTGCAGCATCTGGCTATCGAAACCGAGAAACCGGTTCTGATTCAGGACCTCGAAAGCGACCGCCGCGTACATGCATCCACCCGTGGCACCGCACATCTTGGTACGCTGGCCATGCTCCCTCTGATCAGTCGGGGCGATATTATCGGACTTCTGTGCGTCGGGAAACGCACACCGTACGAATACGACCGCGACGTCCTGAATGTACTGTACGCGTTTGCCGATATCGCATCGGTGGCGATAGAAAACAGCCGCCTCATTCGCGAATCCTTCGTGAAGGAACGCATGGAGCAGGAACTGCTCGTCGCCAAGCAGATGCAGCAAAGTCTGCTCCCGCAAACGCTTCCCGCGTTGCCGTCATTCGAAATCGCCGCGCGCTCGGTCCCCGCATACGAAGTCGGCGGAGACTACTACGATGTGCGTCAACTGGACGAAGGCAAGATCGGAATCACCGTCGGCGACGTTAGCGGCAAGGGCGTTTCGGCGGCCTTGTATATGGCGCAGCTCAAGGGCGCATCGCAATCCATCGGGCAGAATGACCTCGGTCCACGTGATTTTCTGCTGCGGCTGAATACGGCTCTCTGGAGAAGCATGGAGCGTAAATCGTTCATCAGCCTGCTGTACTGTATCGTGGATCATACGCGCGGCAGTGCGACGTTCGCGCGGGCGGGACATTGTCCCCTCCTGTTTCTCCGCGGGCAGGAGTGCCGGTACTTGCAGCCCGGAGGCATGGCCTTGGGATTGGAGGGATCGGAGCGTTTCGCGGACGTGCTGGAAGAATCCGAGCTGCATCTCCAACCGGGAGATGTGTTGATGATGTTTACCGACGGCGTCACGGAAGCACATGACGCGGACGGGACGGAATTCGAATACGAACGACTCGCGGACGTGCTGCGGACCCACGGTGAACGCGATGCGCAGAGCATACTCGATGCGGTGTTCAACGTGGTGCGCAATCATCGCGGGACCGCGCATGCGGAGGATGACATGACAGGCGTGGTTCTGCGTTGGCGCGGCGTTTGA
- a CDS encoding M43 family zinc metalloprotease, translating into MSKFAFVAIALLCAMGLPPDSHAQEYHGGPLEGSYVQYPGGGPLSIDPGCLVGLNVVLHILRGPQGEGGITTNEALASFEYLNDVFSAYNITFVHLDDQNPVRVHNLPNYSYWPLPEYAGLTVSGWYREANAINIYYVDGASNEGWLGFTTSRSAADMFIRTGYQTLYPMIHEMGHCFGLRHTHGDPSSHDELVTRGPGANCATAGDMLCDTPAEPWNNDGGIRTYVNMSCEYTGTFKDANDEYYTPDTHNYMSYTNIHDCYTHFSAGQVALMRSYIANDQFLIFQTIAGQRVRFANIVGGQEHASGDIRIYDTYDNAFHTGTSPFEIDLPACISYSAHTLSERLLSQASVYEKHQSWNEDFGTFKLKKTLSIPMSQTVWDEQAWFRPMSPLTLTVESDGGTLAPNILFKDPWFMETDGSQPVSFLSFAAPHSPTGARAEQTGGVFEHLNNPDFPKYLYQANRYLDGNLDAKQLPLDVGDWVCTGMYSSDANAAEVLESAEYPDLVSTRFAPTLTRIVQVNQDNAEVRAEYKAHRCSVNNERPSAGNSQRRIVFDKLDASLQQSDRHYAVYESDGRIYLIMSEDAGSSWSAEALVTDPSATCKRPSLAIADYDEAPGLLYLVYVDVDNSEVVLKKRESWSSLSWTEIDRIAVTDPEQCHPSVSALVISGGVPAVATAWEDVGVVIPPSQTATNGTKPCSTKMTGFIDHSALTPPFWQRAW; encoded by the coding sequence ATGTCAAAATTTGCATTCGTCGCCATCGCGCTGTTGTGCGCGATGGGACTTCCGCCCGACAGTCACGCGCAGGAATACCACGGTGGCCCATTGGAAGGTTCGTATGTCCAATACCCCGGCGGTGGTCCGCTGTCAATTGATCCCGGCTGCCTCGTCGGGCTGAACGTCGTCCTTCACATCCTTCGGGGTCCGCAGGGAGAGGGAGGAATCACCACCAACGAGGCGCTCGCATCGTTCGAGTACCTCAACGACGTATTTTCGGCGTACAACATCACTTTCGTGCATCTGGACGATCAAAATCCGGTGCGTGTACACAATCTGCCAAACTACTCGTATTGGCCTCTTCCCGAGTACGCCGGCCTGACAGTGTCGGGATGGTATCGGGAGGCCAACGCTATCAACATTTACTATGTCGATGGAGCCAGCAATGAAGGGTGGCTGGGATTCACCACGAGCAGATCCGCCGCCGATATGTTTATTCGTACGGGATACCAGACGCTCTATCCGATGATTCACGAAATGGGTCATTGCTTCGGGCTGAGGCACACCCACGGCGATCCCTCGAGTCACGATGAGCTCGTCACCCGCGGTCCCGGAGCGAATTGCGCCACGGCCGGGGATATGCTCTGCGATACACCGGCCGAACCCTGGAACAATGATGGCGGTATCCGCACCTATGTAAATATGAGTTGCGAGTACACTGGCACATTCAAGGATGCGAATGACGAATACTACACGCCGGATACGCACAACTACATGAGCTACACGAATATTCACGATTGCTACACACACTTCTCTGCCGGTCAGGTTGCTCTGATGCGGTCGTATATCGCGAATGACCAGTTTCTGATATTTCAGACTATTGCCGGACAAAGGGTCCGCTTCGCGAATATCGTCGGAGGGCAGGAGCATGCTTCGGGCGACATTCGGATCTATGATACATACGACAACGCGTTCCACACCGGTACGTCGCCGTTCGAAATTGACCTGCCTGCCTGCATTTCATACAGCGCGCATACTCTCTCGGAGCGTCTGTTGTCTCAGGCTTCGGTGTATGAAAAACACCAATCCTGGAATGAGGACTTCGGAACATTCAAACTGAAGAAAACGCTGTCGATTCCGATGAGCCAAACTGTATGGGATGAACAGGCGTGGTTCCGTCCCATGTCCCCCCTCACACTCACCGTCGAGAGCGACGGAGGGACGTTGGCGCCGAACATCCTCTTCAAAGATCCATGGTTCATGGAAACGGACGGCTCGCAGCCGGTGAGCTTCCTGTCCTTCGCCGCTCCCCACAGCCCGACGGGCGCAAGGGCCGAGCAAACGGGAGGGGTGTTTGAGCACCTCAATAATCCCGACTTTCCGAAATACCTCTACCAAGCCAACAGATATCTCGACGGGAATCTCGACGCGAAGCAATTGCCTCTCGACGTGGGGGACTGGGTGTGCACCGGTATGTACAGCAGCGACGCGAACGCGGCCGAGGTGCTGGAAAGCGCGGAGTATCCCGACCTCGTCTCCACACGCTTCGCTCCGACGCTGACCCGCATCGTGCAGGTTAATCAGGACAATGCCGAAGTGCGCGCAGAGTACAAGGCGCATCGCTGCTCGGTGAACAACGAAAGGCCCAGCGCCGGCAACTCGCAACGGCGTATCGTGTTCGACAAGCTCGACGCCTCGCTGCAACAGTCGGACCGGCATTACGCAGTCTACGAAAGCGATGGGCGTATCTACCTCATCATGAGCGAAGACGCCGGAAGCAGTTGGTCCGCCGAGGCGCTTGTCACCGATCCCTCCGCGACCTGCAAGCGTCCCTCGCTCGCCATCGCCGATTATGACGAGGCCCCCGGGCTGCTGTATCTCGTGTATGTGGACGTGGACAACAGCGAGGTGGTGCTGAAGAAACGGGAATCGTGGTCGTCGCTCTCCTGGACGGAGATCGACCGCATCGCCGTGACCGACCCCGAACAATGCCATCCGTCCGTCTCCGCGCTGGTGATATCCGGTGGCGTCCCCGCCGTGGCGACGGCGTGGGAGGATGTCGGCGTGGTCATACCCCCGAGCCAGACCGCGACGAACGGGACCAAACCCTGCTCAACGAAAATGACAGGATTTATTGATCACTCCGCCCTCACTCCACCCTTTTGGCAACGAGCATGGTGA
- a CDS encoding MFS transporter codes for MEHIKTALNESKAARWTALFLIAFSMLAAYFFVDMLAPLQQLLEVSYKWNPEVYGTFSGSEYYLNMFGFLLISGIILDKLGIRFTGVLSTFLMLGGGLLKLYALTDYFNAGGFGYDFFNSFMTWMPASAKLASVGYAVFGIGVEMCGITASKTIVKWFKGKELALAMGMEMATARMGASGAFFFSAMIAGNEPSRSVVVGCALLFIGMLTFLTYVITLDKKFDKEMGIEKSGGGEDEFKLSDLGKIVTNKAFWYISLLCVLFYSAVFPFLKYAVNMMQNKLDVAAETGGLISGLLPVGTILLTPIIGNYIDKKGKAASTMMLGATLLFISHLIFAVAPPSMPLYIFAILLLGVAFSLVPASLWPSVPKVVEERYLGSAYAVVFLIQNWGLGLIPAFIGIILTAVNPGVAEALAGGDTSARYDYTVPMLVFASLGVLALVFGFLLKAEDKKKQYGLEAPNVK; via the coding sequence ATGGAACACATCAAGACCGCGCTCAACGAATCGAAAGCCGCACGGTGGACGGCGCTCTTTCTCATCGCCTTCTCGATGCTTGCGGCCTATTTTTTCGTGGACATGCTGGCACCCTTGCAGCAGTTGCTGGAAGTAAGCTACAAATGGAATCCCGAGGTGTACGGCACCTTTTCCGGTTCGGAGTACTACCTCAACATGTTCGGCTTTTTGCTGATTTCGGGCATTATTCTCGACAAGCTCGGCATCCGCTTCACCGGCGTGCTTTCGACCTTCCTCATGCTGGGCGGCGGTCTGCTCAAGCTCTACGCCCTCACGGATTATTTCAACGCCGGCGGTTTCGGGTATGATTTCTTCAACTCGTTTATGACGTGGATGCCCGCATCGGCCAAACTCGCCTCCGTCGGCTACGCTGTTTTCGGCATCGGCGTGGAGATGTGCGGTATCACCGCGTCCAAGACCATTGTGAAATGGTTCAAGGGTAAGGAACTGGCGCTGGCCATGGGCATGGAAATGGCGACGGCGCGCATGGGCGCCTCGGGCGCGTTCTTCTTTTCGGCGATGATTGCGGGCAACGAGCCCAGCCGTTCCGTGGTGGTCGGCTGTGCGCTGCTGTTCATCGGCATGCTCACCTTCCTCACCTATGTGATCACGCTGGACAAGAAATTCGACAAGGAGATGGGCATAGAGAAGAGCGGCGGGGGAGAGGACGAGTTCAAACTCAGCGATCTCGGCAAAATCGTCACCAACAAGGCGTTCTGGTACATTTCCCTGCTGTGCGTGTTGTTTTACTCGGCCGTGTTTCCCTTCCTGAAATACGCCGTGAACATGATGCAGAACAAGCTTGACGTCGCGGCCGAGACGGGCGGATTGATTTCCGGCTTGCTGCCTGTAGGCACCATTTTGCTCACGCCCATCATCGGCAATTACATCGACAAAAAGGGCAAGGCGGCGTCCACGATGATGCTCGGCGCCACACTGCTATTCATCTCGCATCTCATTTTCGCCGTGGCGCCTCCGAGTATGCCGCTGTATATATTCGCGATACTGTTGCTCGGTGTGGCCTTCTCGCTGGTGCCCGCGTCGCTCTGGCCGTCGGTGCCCAAGGTGGTGGAGGAGCGCTATCTCGGTTCGGCGTACGCTGTCGTGTTCCTGATACAGAACTGGGGGCTCGGACTTATTCCCGCGTTTATCGGCATCATCCTGACCGCGGTGAATCCCGGCGTGGCCGAGGCTCTTGCCGGTGGCGACACGAGCGCGCGCTATGACTACACGGTGCCCATGCTCGTATTCGCCTCCCTGGGTGTGCTGGCTCTGGTTTTCGGCTTCCTGCTCAAAGCCGAAGACAAAAAGAAACAGTACGGCCTGGAAGCCCCGAATGTGAAATAG
- a CDS encoding SpoIIE family protein phosphatase has product MDTTARDIISDSGALLELSNVLNASTDLDFILGNVLLSSMGKLLVTRSAVFVESGERSYRLRETKGIHGFDADKQFDIPVQWEHLRSVASLLEDDNQQVRDFARCCADCALEIVIPMRLEERMVGILAFSGKITGKPFESSDITFLESVAAVAATAVRSAVTIEELRLVNRRLDKKVQEMNTLFELSREMNTTFDMSTILRILGYALMGQLRVLRYVVYCWDGTRLRPVSVRMPDFADRDDMGEAMMSLRETIQFSARRPAEVPVEQWLQAQGVHCIVPMLSQNELRGVLCLGDRVGGESFDRSELEYLSALAKMTISEIENARLFGEMLEKQRIEKELSLAKSIQQGLLPKRIPAIPFYDIGAINESSQQVGGDYYDIITLSEHEYVLAIGDVAGKGIPAALLMANVQAALRTIAPLRLPLPEATARINSLIYSNTDIDKFITFFWGVLDTRAHTFEYVNAGHNPPYVLRGDGIVEKLSDGGLILGILETPPPYSAGSIQLHPGDVLIGYTDGVNEAMSADMVEFGDERFLDLVHQCRSQGADGAISKIRDEIVAYTRGAPQSDDITMLVAKRVE; this is encoded by the coding sequence ATGGATACCACCGCACGCGACATCATCTCGGACAGCGGCGCATTGCTGGAACTGAGCAATGTGCTCAATGCCTCGACGGACCTGGATTTCATCCTCGGCAATGTGCTGCTCTCGTCCATGGGGAAATTGCTGGTGACGCGGAGCGCCGTGTTCGTGGAAAGCGGGGAGCGCAGCTACCGCCTGCGCGAGACCAAAGGCATCCATGGCTTCGACGCGGACAAGCAATTCGACATTCCCGTACAGTGGGAGCACCTGCGCTCCGTCGCATCCTTGCTTGAAGACGACAATCAGCAGGTGCGCGATTTCGCCCGGTGCTGCGCGGACTGCGCACTCGAAATCGTCATCCCGATGCGACTCGAGGAGCGCATGGTGGGCATACTCGCCTTCAGCGGAAAGATCACCGGCAAGCCCTTCGAATCTTCGGATATCACGTTCCTGGAGTCCGTCGCGGCCGTGGCGGCCACCGCGGTGCGCAGCGCCGTCACCATCGAGGAACTGCGTCTGGTCAATCGCCGGCTCGACAAGAAGGTGCAGGAAATGAACACCCTGTTCGAGCTGAGCCGCGAGATGAACACCACCTTCGACATGAGCACCATTCTCCGCATTCTCGGCTACGCGCTGATGGGCCAGCTGCGTGTGCTGCGCTACGTGGTGTATTGCTGGGACGGCACACGTCTCCGGCCTGTCAGCGTCCGCATGCCGGATTTCGCGGACCGCGACGACATGGGTGAGGCAATGATGTCGCTCCGTGAAACCATCCAGTTCTCTGCGCGACGCCCCGCGGAGGTTCCGGTCGAACAATGGCTGCAGGCGCAGGGCGTGCATTGCATCGTGCCCATGCTCTCGCAAAACGAACTTCGCGGGGTGCTGTGCCTGGGCGACCGCGTCGGAGGCGAGAGTTTCGATCGCAGCGAACTCGAGTACCTCAGCGCTCTCGCGAAAATGACCATTTCCGAAATCGAGAATGCGCGGCTGTTCGGTGAGATGCTGGAAAAGCAGCGTATCGAAAAAGAGCTCAGTCTTGCGAAATCCATTCAGCAGGGTCTGCTCCCGAAGCGTATCCCCGCGATACCTTTTTACGACATCGGCGCGATCAACGAGAGTTCGCAGCAGGTGGGCGGCGATTACTACGACATCATTACCCTGTCCGAGCACGAGTATGTGCTCGCCATAGGCGATGTGGCGGGCAAGGGCATACCCGCAGCGCTGCTGATGGCCAATGTGCAGGCGGCGTTACGCACCATCGCGCCGCTGCGCCTGCCGCTGCCCGAAGCCACCGCGCGCATTAACAGTCTGATTTACAGCAATACCGATATAGACAAGTTCATCACGTTTTTCTGGGGCGTGCTCGACACGCGCGCGCATACCTTCGAGTACGTCAATGCCGGTCACAATCCTCCCTATGTACTCCGCGGCGATGGCATAGTGGAAAAACTGAGCGACGGTGGCCTCATACTCGGCATCCTGGAAACGCCGCCGCCGTACAGCGCCGGCAGCATACAGCTGCATCCCGGCGACGTGCTCATAGGTTACACCGACGGCGTCAATGAAGCGATGTCCGCGGACATGGTGGAGTTCGGCGACGAGCGCTTTCTCGACCTTGTACATCAATGCCGCAGCCAGGGAGCCGACGGCGCCATTTCCAAAATCCGCGACGAAATAGTAGCCTACACCCGCGGCGCCCCCCAAAGTGACGACATCACCATGCTCGTTGCCAAAAGGGTGGAGTGA
- a CDS encoding oligopeptide transporter, OPT family, producing the protein MAETKHIPFVPADTDMKEFTLRALLIGLVLAVVLGAANAYLGLKAGMTIAATYPAAVIGMALLKAVKGTILEENMARTVGSIGESVAAGAIFTLPAFFVAGIWPDFFTTSNYITSTLILISGGVLGIMFVALLRRVMVEDPDLPYPESVAAAEIHKAGRGSGGGSKFLFGAMIGGALVKALGEFKLFLPLWEKFVAFSKTGITGLDKVPLASGGTGVAGTGGMVLTSFKISPAYVGVGYIIGPKLASLNFSGGIMAWGLLTPIILYFIAPYLNIDGMVAAILAADPGMSQSAATEKAWIDSAYSVWKFIVRPIAIGGMLVGASYTLFRMRKSLAAGIARSIGDVKKAASGHASDIPRTEKDIPFTWTLIGIFGVAVATFLITYFLFATTFLVAFVAATVMIILAFFFAAVSGYLVGIMGSSNNPISGLTLTALVVTALIMVVLGVEEAHGVAAVLGVAAIVCVSAAVAGEMLQDLKAGHILGGTPWKMQVGDIIGVVLAGIVMFGVLVFLNNGDIANGMREGYTGGFGSRELPAPQASLMAILSRGIVEQHMAWPLIIVGMLMGAAFILMQVKSPMLVSVGMYLPLETTFAIFVGGLMKGLVDMVKAKRKLNEAQDARVENTGVLLASGLIAGEALVGLIFAGFAAFEMFPGAVFSSPSFLVSLVVMGIIGWVLVRLPISNAGNPDEPAPPKAAH; encoded by the coding sequence ATGGCTGAGACGAAACATATTCCGTTCGTCCCCGCGGACACGGATATGAAGGAGTTCACTCTCCGTGCCCTGCTCATTGGTCTCGTTCTTGCCGTCGTGCTGGGCGCGGCGAACGCATATCTGGGTCTAAAGGCCGGTATGACGATCGCGGCAACCTACCCGGCGGCGGTCATCGGCATGGCCTTGCTCAAGGCCGTGAAAGGAACGATTCTCGAGGAGAACATGGCTCGTACCGTTGGCTCCATCGGAGAATCCGTGGCGGCCGGCGCGATATTCACGCTGCCTGCGTTCTTCGTTGCCGGTATCTGGCCGGATTTCTTCACCACGTCGAATTACATCACCTCCACGTTGATTCTGATCTCCGGTGGTGTGCTTGGCATCATGTTCGTGGCGCTTCTGCGTCGGGTGATGGTCGAGGATCCAGACCTGCCGTATCCCGAATCCGTTGCGGCGGCGGAAATCCACAAGGCCGGACGCGGTAGCGGCGGCGGATCGAAATTCCTCTTCGGAGCGATGATCGGCGGCGCGCTCGTCAAAGCCCTCGGCGAATTCAAGCTCTTCCTCCCGTTGTGGGAAAAATTCGTCGCGTTCAGTAAAACCGGCATCACCGGTCTCGACAAAGTGCCCCTCGCCTCCGGTGGTACGGGCGTTGCCGGCACGGGCGGCATGGTGCTGACCTCATTCAAGATCAGCCCGGCCTACGTCGGCGTCGGCTACATCATTGGACCGAAGCTCGCGTCGCTCAACTTCTCCGGCGGCATCATGGCCTGGGGATTGTTGACGCCGATTATTCTGTACTTCATCGCGCCCTATCTGAATATCGACGGAATGGTCGCAGCGATTCTCGCCGCCGACCCGGGTATGTCGCAGAGCGCGGCAACGGAAAAGGCCTGGATCGATTCGGCCTATTCCGTGTGGAAGTTCATCGTGCGTCCCATCGCCATCGGCGGTATGCTCGTGGGCGCCAGCTACACGTTGTTCAGAATGCGTAAGAGTCTGGCTGCCGGCATCGCCCGCTCCATCGGTGACGTGAAGAAGGCCGCTTCCGGTCACGCGAGCGATATCCCGCGCACGGAAAAGGACATTCCCTTTACCTGGACGCTGATCGGTATTTTCGGTGTGGCGGTTGCGACCTTCCTCATCACGTATTTCCTCTTCGCGACGACCTTCCTCGTGGCCTTCGTTGCAGCGACGGTCATGATCATCCTCGCGTTCTTCTTCGCAGCCGTGTCCGGTTATCTCGTCGGCATCATGGGTTCGTCGAACAACCCGATCAGCGGTTTGACACTCACCGCGCTGGTGGTGACGGCACTGATCATGGTGGTGCTCGGCGTCGAAGAGGCGCATGGTGTGGCCGCGGTGCTCGGCGTTGCGGCGATTGTCTGCGTCTCGGCCGCGGTTGCGGGCGAGATGCTGCAGGATCTCAAGGCCGGTCACATCCTCGGTGGTACGCCGTGGAAGATGCAGGTCGGTGATATCATCGGCGTCGTGCTTGCCGGCATCGTGATGTTCGGCGTGCTGGTCTTTCTCAACAACGGCGACATCGCGAACGGCATGAGGGAAGGGTACACCGGCGGCTTCGGCAGCCGCGAGCTCCCCGCACCACAAGCCAGTCTCATGGCCATTCTTTCGCGCGGCATCGTCGAGCAGCACATGGCCTGGCCGCTGATCATCGTTGGCATGCTAATGGGCGCGGCCTTCATTCTCATGCAGGTCAAGAGCCCGATGCTCGTCAGCGTCGGTATGTACCTCCCGCTTGAAACAACCTTCGCCATTTTCGTCGGCGGCCTCATGAAGGGTCTGGTTGACATGGTCAAGGCGAAGCGCAAGCTCAACGAGGCGCAGGACGCCCGCGTCGAAAATACCGGGGTGTTGCTCGCTTCGGGCCTCATTGCCGGCGAGGCGCTGGTGGGACTCATCTTCGCGGGCTTCGCGGCCTTCGAGATGTTCCCGGGCGCGGTATTCTCGTCGCCGTCCTTCCTCGTCAGTCTCGTCGTCATGGGTATCATCGGTTGGGTGCTCGTACGTCTTCCGATTTCCAACGCCGGAAATCCCGACGAACCCGCACCACCGAAAGCGGCGCACTGA
- a CDS encoding ATP-binding protein, which yields MAASTDHTTRSLRIQSRTELLSEIRSFVSDAARVFGFDETDVGKIELAIDEACTNIIKHAYRYNPDGIIEISISSRRDANASPQFVIEIADSGISFDSSKYSTPDMKEYFRKLRHGGLGIVLMKKLMDEVEYKQTPGHRNTIRLVKYLPA from the coding sequence GTGGCAGCATCAACCGACCATACGACCAGATCGCTCCGCATTCAGAGCAGAACGGAGCTCCTGTCCGAGATCCGCAGTTTCGTCTCGGATGCCGCGAGGGTGTTTGGTTTCGATGAAACGGATGTAGGGAAAATAGAACTTGCCATTGATGAAGCCTGTACCAACATCATCAAACATGCCTACCGCTACAATCCCGACGGTATCATAGAAATCAGCATCAGCAGCCGTCGCGACGCGAACGCCTCCCCGCAGTTCGTCATTGAAATCGCAGACAGCGGGATCTCTTTCGACAGCAGCAAGTACAGCACACCCGACATGAAGGAGTATTTTCGCAAACTGCGTCACGGCGGACTCGGCATAGTACTTATGAAAAAACTGATGGACGAGGTCGAGTACAAACAAACCCCCGGCCATCGAAACACGATACGACTCGTGAAATATCTCCCGGCATAA
- a CDS encoding STAS domain-containing protein — MSEFSVGIRQREQVAVFDLKGYLDAHTAPELERAFQKQLEDRCYSIVVNFRDLAYISSAGLGVLMQFIEDVRKNEGDIKLSNMSPRVFNVFDLLGFPMLYEIFPEEDDAVGKFLNKSANLS, encoded by the coding sequence ATGAGTGAATTTTCGGTAGGTATCAGACAGAGAGAACAGGTTGCGGTCTTCGACCTCAAGGGATACCTCGATGCCCATACCGCCCCGGAACTCGAACGCGCCTTCCAGAAGCAACTGGAGGATCGCTGCTACAGTATCGTGGTGAACTTCCGGGATCTGGCGTACATCAGCAGCGCCGGTCTGGGCGTGCTGATGCAGTTCATCGAGGACGTCAGAAAAAACGAAGGCGACATCAAGCTGAGCAACATGTCGCCACGAGTGTTCAACGTCTTTGATCTGCTCGGTTTTCCCATGCTTTACGAAATTTTTCCGGAAGAAGACGACGCTGTGGGAAAATTTCTGAACAAATCCGCAAATCTTTCGTAA
- a CDS encoding PqqD family protein, which yields MFAKKAKVTHNLLELVPRRLRDYDVDDEGIVTVRVPRFKYQWMATRFLPKWKNPNILTRLDAIGSQVWLNIDGQRTVAAIAALADERFGEAMHPLHDRLSVFLHSLLRRGFISLHKPDGTQV from the coding sequence ATGTTCGCAAAAAAAGCCAAAGTCACGCATAATCTGCTCGAGCTCGTGCCCCGGCGCCTGCGCGACTACGATGTGGACGACGAAGGGATAGTCACCGTCCGCGTACCGCGATTCAAGTACCAGTGGATGGCGACGCGCTTCCTGCCGAAATGGAAGAATCCGAACATCCTTACCCGTCTCGACGCCATCGGCAGCCAGGTATGGTTGAATATCGATGGTCAGCGCACCGTCGCCGCCATCGCCGCGCTTGCCGACGAACGCTTCGGGGAGGCGATGCATCCGCTGCATGACCGGCTTTCGGTGTTTCTGCACTCCCTGCTGCGTCGCGGTTTTATCTCCCTGCACAAACCGGACGGGACGCAGGTGTAA